The Muricauda sp. SCSIO 65647 genome includes a region encoding these proteins:
- a CDS encoding alpha/beta hydrolase → MDTKEKMVAYEARNSYTTLNSLTKKTKYVWMAFHGMGFLSRYFLKSFQKLNADEHYIIAPQAPSKYYLNDQFKYVGASWLTKENTKSEIENVLNYANAVYANEAIPNNLKLIIFGFSQGVSIAMRWLVRNQIDCHRLILYAGGIPNEITRDQLSGIYFAPKKVKVVYGDNDHYLTEERLKLERQKIITLFDDSAEVITYEGGHEIRSGLLEKLY, encoded by the coding sequence ATGGACACAAAGGAAAAAATGGTGGCCTATGAAGCCCGTAATTCATATACCACTTTGAATTCCCTGACCAAAAAAACCAAATATGTTTGGATGGCCTTTCACGGTATGGGATTTTTGAGCCGTTACTTTTTAAAATCGTTTCAAAAGTTGAATGCTGATGAACACTATATCATTGCACCACAAGCCCCTTCAAAATATTACTTGAATGATCAGTTCAAATACGTGGGAGCGAGTTGGTTGACCAAAGAAAATACCAAGTCTGAGATAGAAAATGTCTTGAACTATGCCAATGCGGTCTATGCCAACGAAGCAATACCAAATAATCTCAAACTCATCATTTTCGGATTTTCACAAGGGGTATCCATTGCGATGCGCTGGCTCGTCAGAAACCAAATCGACTGTCACCGTCTTATTTTATATGCTGGCGGAATACCCAATGAAATAACCAGGGATCAATTGAGCGGAATATATTTTGCCCCGAAAAAGGTAAAGGTCGTCTATGGCGACAACGACCACTACCTTACTGAAGAACGGTTAAAACTTGAACGACAAAAAATCATAACATTGTTTGATGACTCAGCCGAAGTCATCACTTATGAAGGGGGTCACGAAATACGGTCTGGCCTTCTCGAAAAATTGTATTGA
- a CDS encoding GNAT family N-acetyltransferase, giving the protein MDLHFTLENERAKLVPLDLENYGLLIPVASQKKLIQYSPSAIETPEKLYDYVKAADVLRTKSAAIPFLVYDKLHSAHAGSTRYMNIDWKNKVIEIGSTWIGKEFQGTGLNQAMKKLMIDHAFQQMGFEKVEFRIDERNLRSRKAVEKLGASLEGVLRKNVYLLDGFKRNTCCYGLLPDEWKG; this is encoded by the coding sequence ATGGACTTACATTTCACCTTAGAAAACGAACGTGCCAAGTTAGTGCCCTTGGATCTAGAAAACTATGGGCTACTTATTCCCGTGGCCTCACAAAAGAAATTGATACAGTACTCACCATCTGCAATAGAAACGCCTGAAAAACTTTATGACTATGTAAAAGCGGCCGACGTTTTAAGGACAAAGAGCGCCGCCATTCCCTTTTTGGTCTATGATAAGTTGCACAGTGCCCATGCCGGAAGCACTCGCTACATGAACATCGATTGGAAAAATAAAGTAATCGAGATCGGCTCTACTTGGATCGGCAAGGAATTTCAAGGCACCGGCTTAAATCAGGCCATGAAAAAATTGATGATCGACCATGCCTTTCAACAAATGGGGTTTGAAAAAGTAGAGTTCAGGATCGATGAGCGCAACCTGCGCTCTCGAAAGGCCGTTGAAAAATTGGGGGCCAGCCTAGAGGGGGTTTTGCGCAAAAACGTTTACTTATTGGACGGTTTCAAGAGAAACACCTGCTGTTATGGCCTATTACCTGACGAATGGAAGGGTTGA